Genomic window (Mycosarcoma maydis chromosome 5, whole genome shotgun sequence):
ACTCTTGCCCACAGCTGTCTATGAAGCTCTTCCCAGTCTGATCCTGAAGCCAAGACCGTGGAGATGTGAATTGCAATGCACGCTGATCGATTTGGCACAAGGATCAGGTTCTGTCACACCAAAACAGGGGTCAAGTCAGCAACAATACCTGACTATAGACACGGACGGAAGCGACATTTGTTTGAGTACTTACTCGACACGATGACCGCTGGCGGCCTGCTTAGCAGCTTGAAGTGCGCCCAACGCAGCACCTACACCACTTCCGTCCTTGGCCAGACCGATCTTGACACGCTTTTCGCCTTGTTCGCCAATGAGCTCGCGCAAAGCTCCGCGCATGCGCTCCTCAAAGTCTGTTCGAattgcagcagcaagcggGTCAGTCATGATGAACAAACACCAAGATTTTGGGCGGCAAGGCGACTTACATGGGTAGTACTCGATTACACTTCCGTCCATACCGACCTTGACACCGTCATCGTTCAAGCCTGTGCCCTGCACGTTGCCCGTCTGCACCATGGTAGCTGCAATTGCCACAGCACTCAATCTCGCTGCACGTGTGCCGACGATGTTGCAAATGGTGCGTACCGTCTCGACATCTTCAGCAGACACGTATTCGTCCTTgatctgcatcgtctgcaCCAGCACTTTGCGTGTTGCGCTGGTGGGCGAAGCGGCGTCTTGGGTATCCGCCTCGATAGCCGACATGTAGGCTGTGTCAAAAGCATATTGCGTGTTGAACAACTTGGATGAAAAGCCTTGGAAGAGCACGAGctgatcgacgaggtggagcaaAACGCAGCGTGCTACTTCGCCGAGGTACATGCCGCTGATCATTTTCTCGAAAATGTGGTTCCTTGGTCGAATGGATTCGCGATCGACCTGGTTGTCGTAGATGGTGACCGGTAGCGCCTTgcgatcgtcgtcgaaaCCTCCCCATTCCGTGTTGATGACCATGTGCGAAACCGAGCCATGAGCcgtcttgagcttcttgattTTCGAAATGTGCTCGAGGTAAGCGCCGTTGGTACCGGTTCCAAAGATGGCGCTGATGAGCGCCCCGTTGGAAGCGTAGGCgtgagcaagaagcgccCCGACCGTGTCATTAACGAGAGCGCTGCACTTGACCTTGATGTGCTTACGATCGAGCGCTTCCTGCAACAGTTGGACGACATCTTTGCCAGGAGCATCCGGGCAATTGAAGCCCTTGGTCCAGTGAATGAGGTGACCACTGTCGATGGCCGTCTGCTCGACGGGGAAACTGAAAGTGAAGCCGAGGTGAAGCACATCTtcggtggacgaggtgcCAAAGTCGGTCAAGAAATTGTCGACACTGGTGGCCATGTAATCAAAGAGATCACGAACAGGGCCCTGTTTGAGCTGGTCAGAGACCTTGTACTTTTCTTGCTTTATGGCAAACGTGCCCTTGCCGTCGAGAGCCACTTCGCAAACACGTAGATTGGTTCCTCCAAGGTCAAGAGCAAGGTAGGTACCCTTTTCCGAGCCGGTAGGAACACCAGTGACGAAGGATGGGATCATTTGCATCTCGGCTCCATGATTGGCGAGGCCATAATTGTAAAGCTCCTGAAAACGCGCGacgagcgactcgagcaaaGGCTTGTCGAGTGTGAACTGATCTCGGATCGCCTCGACGGCTTGCTGTCGCGAAACGGACGGAACAGCTGGCATCGTGATTCAGTAGTGAAGGATCCAGTCTGGTTTGGGATGAGATacagacgagcaagaaccGATGTGCCTTTGAGGTGCTTTCGTAGCGTCGAGGAAAGAATAGACCAAGATGAATGATTCGACCGAGAGAGGACGCTGAGCGACGGGCAAGGATGGAGAAACCGAATCGCTTGCAGGTGACAACCAGAAGAATCGACAAaggcaatcgtgaatggccGATGCGCACGCTCAGCGAAAGCCAACAGCCAAGAGCAGAACAGATCTA
Coding sequences:
- a CDS encoding putative glucokinase; this encodes MPAVPSVSRQQAVEAIRDQFTLDKPLLESLVARFQELYNYGLANHGAEMQMIPSFVTGVPTGSEKGTYLALDLGGTNLRVCEVALDGKGTFAIKQEKYKVSDQLKQGPVRDLFDYMATSVDNFLTDFGTSSTEDVLHLGFTFSFPVEQTAIDSGHLIHWTKGFNCPDAPGKDVVQLLQEALDRKHIKVKCSALVNDTVGALLAHAYASNGALISAIFGTGTNGAYLEHISKIKKLKTAHGSVSHMVINTEWGGFDDDRKALPVTIYDNQVDRESIRPRNHIFEKMISGMYLGEVARCVLLHLVDQLVLFQGFSSKLFNTQYAFDTAYMSAIEADTQDAASPTSATRKVLVQTMQIKDEYVSAEDVETVRTICNIVGTRAARLSAVAIAATMVQTGNVQGTGLNDDGVKVGMDGSVIEYYPYFEERMRGALRELIGEQGEKRVKIGLAKDGSGVGAALGALQAAKQAASGHRVET